A genomic window from Erythrobacter sp. BLCC-B19 includes:
- a CDS encoding class I SAM-dependent DNA methyltransferase, which produces MNPVEIGDAITDLAQQPFDAAEFPFQFLEAFGNKKTAIDRLRKGNTNQSDIPGAVLQRSHIHIATCQPGTVGDTLTALRSSPKTTSQKARFILATDGDRFEAEDVTTGETVVCDYPDFANHFGFFLPLAGITTVAQIRESSFDIRATGRLNKLYVTLLQDNPEWAAADRRSDMNHFMARLIFCFFAEDTDIFHSGYKFTETVTRMTSGGADNTHEVIQELFRAMNTPLADRTAAGIKTWANGFPYVNGQLFSGNIDVPRFSRTARGYLIHIGNLDWTKINPDIFGSMIQAVADDEERGALGMHYTSVPNILKVLNPLFLDDLRAKLEEAGDNARKLLNLRNRMAKIRVFDPACGSGNFLVIAYKEMRAIEAEINKRRGEPDRRSEIPLTNFRGIELRDFPAEIARLALIIAEYQCDVLYRGQKEALAEFLPLDSQNWITCGNALRLDWLSICPPTGTGVKVRGDDLFQTPLDQSEIDFENAGGETYICGNPPYIGYNKQSAHQKSDLENVFSKHLKRWGNLDYVAAWIFKAALFMQQTESSCAFVTTNTICQGGQVPILWPEIFARGARINFAHTSFKWANLASRNAGITVIIVGLSKGAPGGGARLYSIDADGLTNVAVVENLNGYLVPAANVFVRAEQTPVSGLSKMNFGNHPYYGGPLIFDKETARQLIEREPILGEFLRPIYGSTEVISGLPRVCIWATDDQAATILSVESIADRLNAVRNMRAEKLQDGTAQQLADKPYRFRDQNSAGRWFIAVPQTTSENREYLPCDLLTERAVVTFKCFALNDAPLWNMALIASRLHWVWIGTVCARMRTDFSYSNTLGWNTFPLPKLTEQNKADLTVCAENILLAREAHFPATIADLYDPEAMPENLRRAHEENDETLERIYIGRRFKNDTERLEKLFELYTKMTGKGKAA; this is translated from the coding sequence ATGAACCCCGTAGAAATCGGCGACGCCATAACCGACCTCGCGCAGCAGCCGTTTGACGCTGCCGAGTTCCCGTTCCAGTTCCTCGAAGCCTTCGGCAACAAGAAGACCGCGATCGACCGGCTGCGCAAGGGCAACACCAACCAGTCCGACATCCCCGGCGCCGTCCTCCAGCGCAGCCACATCCACATCGCCACCTGCCAACCCGGCACCGTCGGCGACACCCTGACGGCCCTGCGCAGCAGCCCCAAGACCACCAGCCAGAAAGCCCGCTTCATCCTCGCCACCGATGGTGACCGGTTCGAGGCCGAGGACGTCACCACCGGCGAAACCGTCGTCTGCGATTACCCCGATTTCGCCAACCACTTTGGCTTCTTCCTCCCGCTCGCCGGCATCACCACCGTCGCCCAGATCCGCGAGAGCAGCTTCGACATCCGCGCCACCGGGCGTCTCAACAAGCTCTACGTCACCCTCTTGCAGGACAACCCTGAGTGGGCCGCGGCCGACCGCCGCAGCGACATGAACCACTTCATGGCCCGGCTGATCTTCTGCTTCTTCGCCGAGGACACCGACATCTTCCACTCCGGCTACAAGTTCACCGAGACGGTGACCCGGATGACCAGCGGCGGAGCGGACAACACCCACGAGGTGATCCAGGAACTGTTCCGCGCCATGAACACCCCGCTGGCCGATCGCACGGCGGCGGGCATCAAGACGTGGGCGAACGGCTTTCCCTACGTCAACGGCCAGCTCTTCAGCGGCAACATCGACGTCCCCCGCTTCAGCCGCACCGCGCGCGGATACCTTATCCACATCGGCAATCTCGACTGGACCAAGATCAACCCCGACATCTTCGGCTCGATGATCCAGGCGGTCGCCGATGACGAGGAGCGCGGCGCGCTCGGCATGCATTACACCAGCGTGCCGAACATCCTGAAGGTGCTTAACCCGCTGTTCCTTGACGATCTGCGAGCGAAGCTGGAGGAGGCGGGCGACAACGCGCGCAAGCTGCTCAACCTGCGCAATCGGATGGCCAAGATCCGTGTGTTCGACCCGGCCTGCGGCAGCGGCAACTTCCTCGTGATCGCCTACAAGGAGATGCGGGCGATCGAGGCCGAGATCAACAAGCGGCGCGGCGAGCCCGATCGTCGCAGCGAGATCCCGCTCACCAACTTCCGCGGCATCGAGCTGCGCGACTTCCCGGCGGAGATTGCCCGGCTGGCGCTGATCATCGCCGAATACCAGTGCGACGTGCTCTATCGCGGACAGAAGGAAGCGCTGGCCGAGTTCCTGCCATTGGACAGCCAGAACTGGATCACCTGCGGCAACGCCCTGCGGCTCGACTGGCTGAGCATCTGCCCGCCGACCGGAACGGGGGTAAAGGTGCGCGGGGATGACTTGTTCCAGACGCCGCTGGATCAGTCGGAGATCGACTTCGAAAATGCTGGGGGTGAGACCTATATCTGCGGGAACCCGCCTTACATCGGCTACAATAAGCAATCCGCTCACCAAAAGAGCGACCTTGAAAACGTCTTTTCAAAACACCTGAAGCGTTGGGGTAATCTCGATTACGTTGCTGCTTGGATTTTCAAAGCTGCGCTCTTCATGCAGCAGACGGAGTCTTCCTGCGCGTTCGTTACGACGAACACCATTTGCCAAGGCGGTCAGGTGCCAATTCTCTGGCCAGAGATATTCGCTCGCGGTGCTCGCATCAACTTCGCGCACACATCGTTCAAATGGGCTAATTTGGCGTCTCGGAATGCGGGGATCACCGTTATCATTGTGGGCCTGTCGAAAGGCGCGCCAGGTGGTGGAGCTCGGCTGTATTCAATCGATGCAGACGGGCTGACAAATGTTGCTGTTGTCGAGAACCTAAATGGTTACCTCGTTCCTGCGGCGAACGTGTTCGTTCGCGCGGAGCAAACGCCGGTCTCCGGCTTATCGAAGATGAATTTCGGGAACCACCCATACTACGGAGGCCCATTGATCTTCGACAAGGAGACAGCCCGCCAGCTGATCGAGCGTGAACCTATTCTAGGAGAGTTTCTGCGCCCTATATACGGGTCAACGGAAGTCATATCTGGCCTGCCGCGCGTGTGCATCTGGGCGACTGATGATCAAGCAGCAACCATTCTGAGTGTGGAGTCGATTGCCGATCGCCTAAATGCTGTGCGCAACATGCGCGCTGAGAAGCTTCAGGATGGAACGGCGCAGCAACTTGCTGACAAACCTTATCGGTTCCGTGATCAAAATTCGGCAGGTCGGTGGTTCATAGCGGTTCCGCAGACTACATCTGAAAACCGCGAATATCTTCCGTGTGACTTATTGACGGAGCGAGCGGTTGTAACGTTCAAATGCTTCGCGCTTAACGATGCTCCACTTTGGAATATGGCGCTGATTGCTTCACGCCTTCACTGGGTTTGGATAGGGACAGTTTGCGCCCGGATGAGAACTGACTTCTCGTATTCCAACACCCTTGGTTGGAACACCTTCCCGCTCCCTAAGCTGACCGAGCAGAACAAGGCCGACCTCACGGTTTGCGCCGAGAACATCCTGCTCGCGCGCGAGGCGCACTTCCCCGCCACCATCGCCGATCTCTACGATCCCGAAGCCATGCCCGAAAACCTCCGCCGCGCCCACGAGGAGAACGACGAAACCCTCGAACGCATCTACATCGGCCGCCGCTTCAAGAACGACACCGAACGCCTCGAAAAGCTGTTCGAACTCTACACCAAGATGACCGGCAAGGGGAAAGCGGCGTGA
- a CDS encoding DEAD/DEAH box helicase — protein MTAAKPIPAVSFQTARSGASTNANELGMRPMQERAYNKRGEQYLLIKSPPASGKSRALMFIALDKLHNQGLRQAIIVVPEKSIGGSFGDEPLSQYGFWADWSVKPKWNLCNTPGADDEKADPSKIKAAGHFLESDDQVLVCTHATFRFVVERFGVEEFDDRLIAVDEFHHVSAGEDNRLGNQLTEFIARDKVHIVAMTGSYFRGDAVPVLTPEDEAKFETVTYTYYEQLNGYEHLKQLDIGYFFYTGRYLEAIEHCLDPSRKTIVHIPSVNARESTKDKVAEVNEILHYLGKWQGADPVTGFELVAMSDGRVLKIADLVDDSDPARRTKVLAALKDPAHKNDRDHVDIIIALGMAKEGFDWIWCEHALTVGYRSSLTEIIQIIGRATRDAPGKSVATFTNLIAEPDASEAAVADAINDTLKAIAASLLMEQVLAPRFTFSPKNAGPLPDFDYGPEGYQEGKANVGVNEERGQYHFEIAGLVTPKSPEAARICEQDLNEVIAAFVQKKSVAERGLFDENTAPQEMTQVAMGKIVRDRYPDLSAEDQEAVRQHAIAALNLTQKAKSLAMGTADVTEGEQRANTALLEGVRQYAMDVRELDIDLIDSINPWHAAYAVLAKAMTESTLKQVQAAISAKRTKILPDEAKELAVAAVKFKKERGRVPSITSSDAWEQRLAEGAAAFMRFREEGRYE, from the coding sequence ATGACCGCCGCCAAACCGATCCCTGCCGTATCATTCCAGACCGCCCGCAGCGGCGCATCGACCAACGCCAACGAACTCGGCATGCGTCCCATGCAGGAACGCGCCTATAACAAGCGCGGCGAGCAATACCTGCTGATCAAGTCGCCCCCTGCTTCTGGCAAGAGCCGGGCGCTGATGTTCATCGCGCTCGACAAGCTGCATAATCAGGGGCTGCGTCAGGCGATCATCGTGGTGCCGGAAAAGTCGATCGGCGGCAGCTTCGGCGACGAGCCGCTGTCGCAATATGGCTTCTGGGCGGACTGGTCGGTCAAGCCGAAGTGGAACCTGTGCAACACGCCCGGCGCAGATGACGAGAAGGCTGATCCGTCCAAGATCAAGGCGGCCGGCCATTTCCTCGAAAGCGATGATCAGGTGCTGGTCTGCACCCATGCCACCTTCCGCTTCGTCGTGGAGCGGTTCGGCGTCGAGGAATTCGACGATCGCCTCATCGCCGTGGACGAGTTCCACCACGTCTCGGCCGGCGAGGACAATCGCCTCGGCAACCAGCTCACCGAGTTCATCGCCCGCGACAAGGTGCATATCGTGGCGATGACCGGGAGCTATTTCCGCGGCGATGCGGTGCCGGTTTTAACCCCCGAGGACGAGGCGAAGTTCGAGACCGTCACCTACACCTATTACGAGCAGCTCAACGGGTATGAGCACCTCAAGCAGCTCGACATCGGCTATTTCTTCTACACCGGGCGCTATCTGGAGGCGATCGAGCACTGCCTCGATCCCTCCCGCAAGACGATCGTGCACATCCCTTCGGTCAACGCTCGGGAAAGCACCAAGGACAAGGTCGCCGAGGTCAACGAGATCTTGCACTACCTCGGCAAATGGCAGGGCGCTGATCCTGTCACAGGTTTCGAGCTGGTCGCGATGTCCGATGGCCGGGTGCTCAAGATCGCCGATCTGGTCGACGACAGCGATCCGGCACGCAGGACGAAAGTGCTGGCGGCGCTGAAGGACCCGGCACACAAGAATGATCGCGATCACGTCGATATCATCATCGCGCTGGGTATGGCGAAGGAAGGCTTCGACTGGATCTGGTGCGAACACGCGCTGACAGTTGGCTACCGCTCCAGCCTCACCGAAATCATCCAGATCATCGGCCGTGCCACCCGCGATGCTCCCGGCAAGTCGGTCGCGACCTTCACCAACCTGATCGCCGAGCCTGATGCCTCGGAAGCCGCCGTCGCCGATGCGATCAACGACACCCTCAAGGCGATCGCCGCCAGCCTGCTGATGGAACAGGTGCTGGCCCCGCGGTTCACCTTCAGCCCCAAGAACGCGGGCCCGCTGCCCGATTTCGACTACGGGCCGGAAGGCTATCAGGAAGGCAAGGCAAACGTTGGCGTAAATGAGGAGCGTGGGCAGTATCACTTCGAGATCGCCGGTCTCGTCACGCCCAAGAGCCCCGAAGCTGCCCGCATCTGCGAACAGGACCTGAACGAGGTGATCGCCGCCTTCGTCCAGAAGAAGAGCGTGGCCGAGCGCGGATTGTTCGACGAAAACACTGCGCCGCAGGAAATGACTCAGGTCGCCATGGGCAAGATCGTCCGCGATCGCTATCCCGACCTCAGTGCCGAGGACCAGGAGGCGGTTCGCCAGCATGCGATTGCGGCGCTGAACCTGACCCAAAAGGCGAAATCGCTGGCGATGGGAACGGCCGACGTGACCGAAGGCGAGCAGCGCGCCAACACGGCGTTGCTGGAAGGGGTCCGGCAATATGCGATGGACGTCCGCGAGCTCGACATCGACCTCATCGACAGCATCAATCCATGGCATGCCGCTTACGCGGTTCTGGCCAAGGCCATGACTGAAAGCACTCTCAAACAGGTTCAGGCAGCGATTTCGGCCAAGCGCACCAAGATCCTGCCGGATGAGGCCAAGGAGCTCGCCGTCGCCGCCGTTAAATTCAAGAAGGAGCGTGGCCGCGTTCCGTCGATCACATCAAGCGACGCCTGGGAACAGCGCCTTGCAGAGGGTGCGGCCGCCTTTATGCGGTTTCGCGAGGAAGGCCGCTATGAGTGA
- a CDS encoding GIY-YIG nuclease family protein yields the protein MSEFDLDELAGELADFAPAAKKQATYTAREERIIAGFEDIVRFYEEHGRVPQHGEGRDIFERLYAVRLDRLRAQQDCRDLLATFDRHGLLDGAAAIAPDDAELGVDDLASELADLAGGTDITQLRHVRSAEEKRAAEDIARRDKCHDFEKFKLLFEQVKQDLASGTRVTRPFELKAEIRPGAFFIVGGLISYVAEMDDIFTNAQGRTDARLRVIFDNGTESGMLMRSLQRQLHEDDAGRRITDPSPGPLFADRPEDGEAETGTIYVLRSRSDHPFVAEHREVVHKIGVTSGSVETRISGAEKSSTYLLAGVDVVATYKVYGVNCQKLESLLHKVFAAAQLDLTIPDRFGHMVKPREWFVVPLPVINEAVERIRDRSITAFRYSPDVGQLVTAT from the coding sequence ATGAGTGAATTCGATCTCGACGAGCTGGCAGGCGAACTTGCCGATTTCGCCCCCGCAGCGAAGAAGCAGGCGACATACACTGCGCGCGAAGAGCGCATCATCGCCGGCTTCGAGGATATCGTGCGCTTCTATGAGGAGCACGGCCGCGTGCCGCAGCATGGTGAGGGACGCGACATCTTTGAGCGGCTTTATGCTGTCCGCCTCGATCGCCTACGTGCGCAGCAGGACTGCCGGGATCTTTTGGCAACCTTCGATCGGCATGGCCTGCTGGATGGGGCGGCCGCCATTGCCCCTGACGACGCGGAACTCGGCGTGGACGATCTGGCCTCGGAGCTAGCGGATCTAGCTGGCGGCACGGACATCACCCAGCTTCGACATGTTCGATCGGCGGAGGAAAAGCGGGCTGCTGAAGACATTGCCCGCCGCGACAAGTGTCACGACTTCGAGAAGTTCAAACTACTGTTCGAGCAGGTGAAACAGGACCTCGCCTCGGGCACGCGGGTGACCCGTCCCTTTGAGCTGAAGGCTGAGATCCGGCCCGGGGCCTTCTTCATCGTCGGCGGGCTCATCAGCTATGTCGCCGAAATGGACGACATCTTCACCAATGCGCAGGGGCGGACCGACGCCCGGCTGCGGGTGATCTTCGACAACGGCACCGAAAGCGGGATGCTGATGCGATCACTCCAGCGTCAGCTGCATGAGGACGATGCCGGGCGCCGGATCACAGACCCTTCGCCTGGCCCTTTGTTTGCTGATCGACCGGAGGATGGCGAAGCGGAAACGGGCACCATCTACGTGCTGCGCAGCAGGTCCGATCACCCCTTCGTAGCCGAGCACCGTGAGGTGGTGCACAAGATCGGCGTCACCAGTGGGTCGGTCGAGACCCGGATTTCCGGTGCCGAGAAGAGCTCTACCTATCTCCTCGCCGGCGTTGATGTTGTTGCGACCTACAAGGTCTACGGGGTCAATTGCCAGAAGCTGGAAAGCCTTCTGCACAAGGTATTCGCAGCCGCGCAACTGGATCTCACAATCCCTGACCGGTTTGGGCATATGGTCAAGCCGCGCGAGTGGTTTGTGGTCCCACTGCCGGTGATCAACGAAGCTGTCGAACGGATCCGTGACAGGTCGATCACGGCCTTTCGCTATTCGCCGGATGTCGGTCAGCTGGTAACAGCGACATGA
- a CDS encoding acyl-CoA dehydrogenase family protein: protein MTISTEALEMAARVEAFVRGTIFPYEQDPRRDHHGAPTDELVMEMRELARAAGVLTPHIRPDGSHFNQRETAVILIKSGLTPLGMLACNTQAPDEGNMYLIGKVGSPDLKERFLTPLVSGHARSAFFMTEPAELNGAGADPSMMITTCRKDGNHWVVNGKKCFITGAEGAKVGIVMAKSEDPDSAGGACMFLVDLPDPAIQITGVPNTIDSSMPGGHAEITIDNLRVPADQMLGQAGEGFKYAQIRLSPARLSHCMRWLGGCIRAQEIATDYANRRMAFGKALIDHEGVGFMLAENMIDLKQCELMIDWCAGVLDTGSLGTVESSMTKVAVSEALMRVADKCVQVMGGTGVTDKTIVETMFREIRAFRIYDGPTEVHKWSLAKKLRRDWKAAQEQ from the coding sequence ATGACGATCAGCACCGAAGCGTTGGAGATGGCCGCGCGGGTCGAGGCTTTTGTCCGGGGCACAATCTTTCCCTACGAACAGGATCCGCGCCGCGACCACCACGGCGCGCCAACCGATGAACTCGTCATGGAAATGCGCGAATTGGCGCGGGCGGCAGGGGTGCTAACCCCGCATATCCGCCCCGACGGCAGCCACTTCAACCAGCGCGAGACGGCGGTGATCCTCATCAAGTCGGGGTTGACGCCGCTCGGGATGCTGGCCTGCAACACCCAGGCGCCCGACGAGGGCAATATGTACCTGATCGGCAAGGTCGGCAGCCCCGATCTCAAGGAGCGCTTCCTTACCCCGCTCGTCTCCGGCCATGCGCGTTCGGCCTTCTTCATGACAGAGCCTGCCGAGCTCAACGGCGCGGGCGCGGACCCTTCGATGATGATCACCACCTGCCGCAAGGATGGCAACCACTGGGTGGTGAACGGCAAGAAGTGCTTCATCACCGGCGCGGAAGGCGCGAAGGTCGGGATCGTGATGGCGAAGTCGGAAGACCCCGACAGCGCGGGCGGCGCCTGCATGTTCCTCGTCGACTTGCCCGATCCCGCGATCCAGATCACCGGCGTGCCGAACACGATCGACAGCTCGATGCCCGGCGGTCATGCCGAGATCACCATCGACAACCTGCGCGTGCCCGCCGACCAGATGCTCGGGCAAGCGGGCGAAGGGTTCAAATACGCCCAGATCCGCCTCAGCCCAGCGCGCCTGTCGCACTGCATGAGGTGGCTGGGTGGCTGCATCCGCGCGCAGGAGATCGCGACCGATTACGCCAACCGCCGCATGGCCTTCGGAAAAGCCCTCATCGACCACGAGGGCGTGGGCTTCATGCTCGCCGAGAACATGATCGACTTGAAGCAATGCGAGCTGATGATTGATTGGTGCGCGGGCGTGCTCGACACCGGATCACTGGGCACGGTCGAAAGCTCGATGACCAAGGTCGCGGTATCCGAGGCGCTGATGCGGGTCGCCGACAAATGCGTCCAGGTGATGGGCGGCACGGGTGTGACCGACAAGACCATCGTCGAGACAATGTTCCGCGAAATCCGCGCCTTCCGCATCTATGACGGCCCGACCGAAGTCCACAAGTGGAGCCTCGCCAAGAAGCTGCGGCGCGACTGGAAGGCGGCGCAGGAGCAGTAG